The Haloarcula limicola genomic sequence CTTCGACGTGCCCGACGTCATCGCCGACGAACTCGACGAGGAGGTCGAACGGCTCCGGGAGGTGCTCGCCGACCTCGACCTGACCCGCGAGATCGACACCGTCGTCCCCGAGATGTTCCCGCCCTGTATGCAGGCGCTGCTCGACCAGGTCCAGAAGGGCGAGCACCTCGAACACCACTCCCGGTTCGCCATCGCCGCCTTCCTCACCAGCATCGGGATGACGACCGACGAGATCGTCGACCTCTTTCAGGTCAACCCCGGCTTCGGCGAGGAGGCGACCCGCTATCAGGTCGACCACATCCGCGGCGACACCAGTCCGACGGAGTACTCGACGCCAGCCTGTTCGACCATGAAGTCCTACGGCGACTGCGTCAACATGGACGACCTCTGTAAGCGCATCTCGCACCCGATGGCGTACTACGAGAAGAAACTGGACGACGCCGACGACGACGAACTGGTGGACTGGCGAGAGGAGAACGGCGAGGACGAGGCCGAGGCCGACGCTTAGAACTGCTGTCGTTCCATCCAGACGCCGGCGGCGAGCATCACGACAATGAACAGCCCGATAGCCCCGACGATCGCGACGCCGCCCTGGTCGGTCAGCCCCCCGTTGCTCGCATAGTTCGTGGAGACGAAGACGGCGGCGGCGACGAAGACGACCAGCGCGACGCCGGAGATGACGATCTGCATAACTGCCTCCCGATCGAGTTCCATGTGGCGCGCTACCTCCGGCCCGGCCAAAAGAGTGTCGAAGCGGCCCGGAGAGAGGCGTTCTACCGCTCGCCCGGGCGAGAGATTTACGTCTCTGGAGACCCTACGTTTCGACTGGACACACCGAGAAAAACAGCCGTGTCCGACCGCCATGACACTCATTAAGCCAGCTTCAGATTCGGAGCCGACTGCACTCGCACCGGACCCCAGCACGCTCTCCTCACGCGCCGTCCGCGCCTGGACCGAGCGGATGGCCGTCCGGAAGCAGCGAGACGAGACGTACGCGGTCACGACCGAGAGCGGCCACACGTACGTCGTCGACCTGCGCGAGCACTCCTGTACCTGTCCCGACTACGAGATCCGCGGCGAGCGGTGCAAACACCTCCGCCGGGTCGCCATCGAGATTACCGCCCGCCGAATCGCCCCGCCGGGCCGCCAGCGCGCCCGCTGTGACGTCTGCGAGGCGGTGACGTTCGTCCCTCAGGCGGCCGACCCGCCGCATCTCTGTGGCGACTGCCGCGTCGCGCCGGGCGACATCGTCGTCGACCGCGAGACCGGCGACAGCCTCGTCGTCGCCGAAGTGCTGACCGAGAGAGCGGACGAGCACGTCATCGAAGCCACCGGGAAGACCGTCGCCGAGCACGACACCAACGACGGCTATCCCGGAGACGACGTCGTGGTCGAAGTGACGTATCTCGGCGACGCCACACGGAACGAGAACCCGCGCCGCTACGCGTTCCCGTACTCGCGGTTGAACCGCACGGACGCGGAACTGGTCGGGTAGGCGAGGGACTTCGCGCCGCTCAGACACTCGTTGCCGCTCGCGGCTTCGCCGTCGTCGGGCGGCAACGCCGCCCGGCCGCCTGAGGGACCTCCGGTCGTCGCCGTTCGCTCTCCACGGCTCCCTGCGGTCGCCGTTTCGGTACGAGGGCCGACTCCCTCACTATCGTTCGATCGTCGCCCCTCGCTACTCCAACATCTGGGCCGCTTCGTCTTTCTCCAGATCGCCGCGCTCGAACGCCGAGAGGACGTCCAGCACCGCCTGGTCGGGCCCGTCGTCGGCCACCTCATCCAGTGTAACCTTCCGCGTGTCGCCGACGAACTCCGCGAAGTCCGTTCCCTCGGCGATGGCCGTCTCCTTCTTGACGCGGTAGTTGCCGCCGTCGGTCGTGTAGAGGTCGCCCGGGTGAAAGAAGTACCAGTCCTCGCGGTCGAAGCGGACGCCGACGCGGGGCTTCGCGCCGAAGTTCCGCGCGAAGAACAGCAGCGCCTCGATCTCCTCGCCGGTCAGATAGATCGGGTCGCCGGCGCTGGATTTCGCCTCGATCGCGTAGAACGTCTCGCCGTCGCCGGTCAGCACGTCGGGCAGTTCGCGTTCGGTCGCGCTCCCGCTGGCCGGCGCTCGCATCACCGCGAATCCCGCCTCGTCCAAGGCGTTGACCAGCTCCCGCTCGCGGCGGTCCCCCTTCGCGTTCGAATTTGCCATTAGCGTCCGTTTATCGGTCGCGGGTAAAAATGGCTCGCGGCTGGCGGAAGTGATCGTTCGAGAGAGGTGTTACTCGTAGGTCACACTACGTCCCCTCGCTACTCCTTCGCTCTCTCCTCTAACTCCCGGATGACTTCCTCGGTCTCGCCGCCGTCGCTTCGCACCGCCTCCGCGTAGCGGCGGTACTCCCGCGGTGAGACCTGCACCGTCTTGGACTCGCCCTTGTGGGTGAGTTCCAGTCGGACCATCCCCTGCGGGTTGTTCCGGGTGCGGAAACTCGCCATCGCGGTGAAGACGAACCAGAAGGACAGCGACGCGCCGACGAAGTACGCCATCGCCGTCTCGAAGGCCAGCGTCTCCGCGCCGGTCGTCCAGCGGCCGGGATAGGCGTACTGAAAGATGCCGATGCCGACCAGACAGCAGAGGGTGCCGACGCCGACGCCGATCTGCTCGCGGCGACTCGACGGGAGGACGGCGACGACGGCGAGGAACATCGCCGGGATCCCCAGGCCCCCGAGCGTCCCGGCGAGTTTCTCGGCGGTCCGGATGTCGGTGGCTCCGACCCAGTCCGACAGCGGCGTCGTCACCAGCAAGACGCCGACGACGACGGCGGTCGCTCCGAGGAGTCCGAGGGCGACCCCGGCGAAGACGCGGCGCGGGTCCCGCCCCTCGAAGCGGGGAGTGCCGTAGGCGTCGCCGAGGTTCTCCATGGCACGGGATTGGTCCCCGACCCACAAAACGATGCGTCAGACGCGCGTCGGACTGGAGACGGCCCGTAGGGCGTCGTTACCGGCTCGACACAGCGTTCCGAGGTGGTCCGCGTCGACCGTTTCGAGCGTCGCCTCGGGAAGGGCCGCGGCCAGTCGTTCGCCGGTCGAGGGGGCGACGTTCGTGTCACGCTGCCCTTGAAAGACGGTCACCGGAACGGTCACGTCTTCGAGAGCGAACGGCCACGGTCGGTCGAGCAGCCCCAGCTCTCGCACGACGCCGTCGGGACCGTCGGTCATCGCTTCCAGTACGTCGGCCCGGACGAGGCGGGCGACCTCGTCGGCCGACAGCGCGTCCGTCGCGGGATCGCCGTCGGCGACGAGCGAGCGGGCGAACGACGGGTCGCGGCGGGCGAGCGCCCACCGCTGGCCTCGAAGGAGGAGCGAGACCGCCGGCGGGGCGTATCGGGCTAGCATGCCGAGAAGCCGCTGTGTCCGACCGGTGTCCCCAATCCCCGGCGGCCCGCTCCCGCCGAGCAGCGCGACGCGCTCGACGCGCTCCAGTCGGTGACAGGCCAGCGCGAACGGCGCGCCGCCGGAGAAGCCGACGACCGCCGCCCGGTCGGCGTCGAGGTGGTCCAACAGCGCCGCGACGTCGGCCGGCCACCCCTCGATACCGACGCTCGCGTCGTCCGAGCGGCCGATTCCCGGTCGGTCGGGAGCGACGAGACAGATGCCCCGCTCGGCGGCGGGCTCGTCGAGCAGTCGGCCCAGCAGTCGCGATCCGGGCGTGCCGTGTGCGAACAGGACCGGCGGGCCGCTGGGGTCGCCGTAGGTCGCGTAAGCGACCCGTCGACCGTCGAGAGCGAGAGTGGAAGGGGAAGGGGAAGGGGCGTCGGCCGGCGTCCAGTCGCTGGCGGGGAGCATCGGAACCTCTCGAACGCGGGAAGTTACTCGCTCTGGATGCGCGGCGCGAGCATGTAGGTGACGCGGCCCTCGCCCTCGGCGAAGTTGAAGTGCATCTTGACAGGGAACTCCTCGCCCAGTTCCATCTCGACTTCCGCGTCTTTCGGGATGGCCTTGTTCATGTTCTTCAGGTAGTCGAGCGAGAACAGGGAGTGGGCGTCGCCGGCGGTGAGGTCGACGAGGTCGTCCCGGGTGAGTTCGAGGTGGACGTCGTCGGTGTCGCCCTCGGCGTCGACGTAGAACAGCTCGTCGGTGGCGTCGACGCCCAGCGCGATGTGGTCCGAGACCATGTCCGCGGCGGTGACCGCGCGGTCGATGTCGCGGCCCTCGACGACGATGTGAGCCGGCAGGTCGAGGTCGGGCAGGTCCGGTTCCTGCCGGATGGAGTCGGGGTCGATGAGCGCGAGCGTGTACTCGAGCCCGTCGATGGCGATGTGGAGCTTGCGCGTCTCCTCGTCCAGGTCGAGGTGAACCAGCTGGCCGGAGTCGGCCATGCCGGCGATGTCTTCCAGCCGAGAGAGATTGACACCGATGAGTCCGCCGTCCGTCTCGTAGGATTCGAACGCCGCCGCGTCCAGCCGGAGGTCGACCATGCCGACATTGGCCGGGTCGACCGCCCGGATCTCCAGCCCGTCGTCTTCGAGGTGGATCTTGCACTCGTCCACCAGCACGCTCACAGAGTCGAGAGCCGCCTGGAGCGTGTCCGCGCTCACAATGGCGTTGAACATCTTGAACCGGGCTACGCCCCCCATGCATTAAAAAGCCCCTCATTGAATCCGCGTGCGCGTGCGACCCCCAATCGGGCGATGGCGGGCAGTCTCGGTTGATGCGACTACCGGCGGAAAACTCGCTACGGGGGCCTTGCAAGTGCAGTTCCCGGACTTTTCCGAGCGGAGGCGTAAGCTGTCGCCAGCATGACGACAACGGACGACTCCTCGCGGTCTTACTCGCGTCGTGACGTGTTGGCTGCAACCGGAACCGTCGTCGGCGGGACGCTGGTCGCGTCCGGGCAGGCGGCGGCACAGTCGACGAGGAAGGCCGTCATCACCGACGGGTCGGCGACCGAGAACGACATGACCGGCTTCTTCGTCCACGTCGGTCAGACCACCGACCCGGCGGACGCCCAGGTCGCCGATAGCTGCGAGTTCGCCGACTGGCCGGCCGACGAGACGCGGACGTACGACGTGAAGCTCATCGACCGGGGGCGGCCCGACTACGAACAGTACTCGCGGTCGCTGTACGTCGACAACTCGACGGAGGTCCCGCCCGGCAGCCTCTTCGTCATCAACTCGCAGGAGCAGTGTACGGAGGGGTACGTCGGCATTCGCCTCGAAAAGCTCGGCTCCGACCAACTCGAAGCCGCCGTCAGCGGCGGCGCCCGTACCACAACGCCCTCGGGCGGCGGAGGCGGCGGGGGCGGCGACGATGGCGGGAGCGGCGCGGCCGGGCCGGGTTTCGGCGTCGTCGCTACCGTCGCCGCCGCGCTCGGCTACGGCGCGCTCCGCGGCGAGTAGAACCCGGAGAACGACACCCATAACCGCCTCGGCGGGCTATGCGTGGCAAATGAGCCGGAAAGACGAGTACTACAACAAGGCCAAACAGCAGGGCTATCGCGCCCGCTCGGCCTACAAGCTCCAGCAGCTCGACGAGACGGCCGGACTGTTAGGCGAAGGCCGCACCGTCGTAGACCTGGGAGCCGCGCCGGGCGGCTGGCTACAGGTCGCCGCCGAGCGCGTCGGCGAACGCGGGACCGTCGTCGGCGTCGACCGCCAGCGGATCGACCCGCTCTCGGACCCCGAACCCGCCGTCGAGTACGTCCGCGGCGACATGACCGACGAGAGCACGAAGGACCAGATCCGTGACGTGGTCGGCGGCGCGGACGGCGGACGCGGCGGCCCCGTCGACGTGGTCGTCTCCGACATGGCCCCGAACATGACCGGCGAGTACGACTTAGACCACGCTCGCTCGGTCCACCTCGTGCGGCAGGCCTTCGAGGTAGCGACGGACCTCCTCGACTCGGGCGGGGACTTCGCCGCGAAGGTGTTCGACGGCCAGGACTTAGACGACCTGATAGCCGACATCGAACCGGAGTTCGAGTACGTCCGCGAGGTCCGCCCGGACGCCTCCCGGGACTCCTCCTCGGAGCTGTATCTGGTGGCGAAACACCGCCTGACAGCGCCCGTCCGCGAGGGCGACGTGGTCGAGGTGACGATCGAGGACATCGGCGAGGAGGGCGACGGCATCGCCAAGGTCGAGGGGTTCACCGTCTTCGTCAGCGGCGTCGAGGAAGGCGAGACGCTCGACGTGCGCGTCGGCGACGTGAAGCCGCGCTACGCGTTCGCACAGCCGGCGGAGTAGGGACGTGCGATTTTCCGCCCTACTCTTTCAGCGTCCGGTTCAGGAAGTCTAACGTCTTCGACCAGGCGTCTCTGGTCGCTTCCGGCCGGAAGCTCTCGCCGCTCGGGTTGGCGAAGGCGTGCCCCGCCCCCTCGTAGACGTAGATCTCCCGCTCGACGCCGAGGTCGCCCAGCGTCCGGTTGAACTCCCGCACCGTCTCGACGGGGACGACTTGGTCCTCCGCGCCGAAGATGCCGAGCACCGGGCCGTCGATACTCCGGAGCGTCGACTCGTTCGTCGTCAGCGTCCCGTAGTAGACGACCGTCGCGTTCAGGTCGGCGTCGCTCAGGCTCAACTGGAGGCTCTGGCCGCCGCCGAAACACCAGCCGAGGCTGGCGACGCGGTCGGTCGTGTACGGCAGGGAGCGCAGACCGGCGGTCGCGTTGCTCATCTTCGCCACCGCCTCGTCGGGGTCGCTCCGCACCTCGCCCGACAACTGGGCGGCCTCCGAGGAGTTCGTCGCCACGCGGCCGTCGTAGAGGTCGACGGCGAAGACGACGTAGCCGTGGCCCGCGAGGATGTCGGCCATGTGCCTGATGTTCTCGTTGAGTCCCCACCACTCGTGGATCATGACGACGGCGGGGTAGGTCCCGTTGTCGGCCGGCCGAGCGAGATAGCCCGAGGTGCCGTTTATCGTCGTGTTCTTGGCGGTGATCGCCGAGAGGTTCTCGGCGCTGAAGATGTCGGCGTTCGACCCGTTCGTGACCGCGCGGCAGGTCCCGTTCTTCTCGATTGCACCCGGTTGACACCCCATGTGCGGCGTCTGGGTGTACGATGCGGTCGGCGCGTCCGTGGAACTCGGCGTCGCGGTGGCCGCTGTCGCGGTAGCCGGCGTCGCGGTGGCGTTCGTCTGCGCGGCCGCCTCGCTCCCTTGGAGCGCGCCGGTGCAGCCGCTCAGGAGTAGCAGTACGGCCAGCGCCGACGCGAGAGCTGTGGTTCGCATATCCTGTTGGATAGGCTATACGAATCAAAGCCGTTGTGACGAGTTGCCCCGCAGATACTGGTCAGGTCAGTCGGCCCGTGCGGGCTCGCTACCGACGCCGTTCCCGCGAGCGAACCCGACGACGGCGTAGACGAACGGCGTGTCGACCAGCGCGATGGTGAGTTTCAGGAGGTACTGACCGACGACGAGCGAGAGCGCTCCGGCCGGCCCCATCCCCTGAAAGAGGACGAAGCCGACGCCGACGAAGATGACCGTATCGACGAGCTGGCTCGTCGCCGTCGACCCGACGTTGCGGAGCCAGAGGGCGTCGCCGTCGGTCGCGTCTCGCAGCGCGTGAAAGAGGAAGACGTCGAGGTTCTGGCTGACGACGTAGGCCGCGAGGCTGGCGACGACGATGCCGGTGCTGGCCGCCAGCACGTTCCGGAACGCCGTCGGGTCCACGGGCTGGGCCGGTGCGGGCAGGCCGGGCGCGAGGATCGTGCTCCAGACCAGTGCCAACAGGACGAAGTTCATCGCGAAGCCGACGTTGACGACGACGGTCGCGGCCCGCCGGCCGTACAGTTCGGCGTAGCAGTCCGACGCGAAGAACGTCAGCGCGTAGGCCAGCGCCGCGCCGGGGAGCACGAGCGTGTCGCCGGCGACGGGCAGCGAGAAGGGCAGGCCGAAGGCGAGCAGTTTCGACGCGGTGACCTGCGAGACGACCAGCGCCGTCACGAACAGCGCGACGAGGGCGATCCGGACCGGTTGGCCCTCATCGCGCGTCGTCCGGCCATCACTGCTCATCGTCCAGCCGTCCCTGTCGCTCGTCGATATCGTCCAGCAGGTCGAGGGTCTTGCGGATGGAGGCGCGGATCGCCTCGCTCCGGTTGACGAACTTCCCGTCCTCGCCGACGTGTTCGTCCAGGTCCCCCAGTAGCTCGGCGGGCACTTCGACGCTTATCTTGGGCATATCTGGAGAATACCGACAGGCCCGCTTAAATCAGTCGGCTCGCCGCCTCAGTCCGCGGGGTCGCTCCGGCCCTTCGGCGTCCGCCGGCCGCCGAGCGTGTACACCCAGAGGATGCCCAGTCCGACGAGGTACGCGAGCGACACCGGGATGCCGACCAGCAGCATCGTGAAGATGCCGCTGGGCGAGAGGATGGCCGAGAGCGCGACGATGGCGATGATCACCTCGCGCCAGCGCTCGTACATCAGCTCGAAGGGGACGATGCCGCCCCGGTGGAACAGGAACATCGTCACGGGGATCTCCACGAGCAGGCCGATACCGATGGTGAGGAAGAACACCAGCCATCCGAACTTGCTGATGCGGTAGGCGATGACCATGTTGGCCTGCAACTGGTCGTAGGCGATCGCCGAGATGGTCATCGGCGCGACGTAGAGGAAGCCGAGCAGGCTCCCGCCGATAAGCGCCGCAAACACCGTCCCGCCCCAGAGGAGCAGGACGTTGCGGTCGCCGACGACGAAGCCGCGCTCGCGCAGCGCCGGCCACGCGAAGTACAGCAACAGCGGGACGACGGAGACGAATCCGAGGATGGTCGAGAACTTCACGATGAAGACGAGGTGTTCGACCGGATGGAGCGTGACGATGTCGAACCCCTCGGCCATTCCCGGCGGCAGGCGGCTGACGAAGGTCCGCTGTAGCCGCTCGATGCCGCCCGAGTAGAGGAAGAAGAACGCGCCGGCGAGGACGGCGCCGAACACGCCCATGATCCAGAACGCCTTGGAGGCGATCGAGTCGAAGATGAAGCGCAGGTCGTAGTAGTATCCGCCCACGTCGTCCTCGGTCGTCTCCTCCTCGGAGAAGGCGCTCATCATGCCGGCGGTGGTCGACGCGAGGACGTTCTCGCCCTCACTGCCGCCCTGACCGCTCTCGGCCGTCGCGGCTTCGGCGTCGGCGGCCTGAGAGTCCTCCTGATCTGACTCGTCGGCCTCGTTGGCCATGTCCCAGCGGTCGAGGATGAGTTGGGCCTTCTCCTGGTCGCCCTCCGAGAGCGCGGTGTCGGCGTGGGCCAGCGCCTGTTCCTCGCTCATCTCCTCGAAGACCTCCGGCGGCGCGACTTCGACGGCCGCTCCGTCGATCTCGTCGATGTCGATGGCCGTCGGGTCGCCGTGTCGTCGGCCCGAGGGGGCGGCGCTCTGGCCCAGCGCCTGCAGGACGTAGTAGTAGAGGACGCCGACGGCGACGAGGAGGCCGAGCGCCGCGCCGAGGACGATGGCCGTCGTCTCCGTCGTGAGGCCGAACAGCGCGGGACGCGAGAGGGCGCCGGGGAGCCGCGAGGAGTACTGCGCGAGGAAGGCGACGGTCGCCCGCACGTACTCGAAGGCCGACGTGGTCAAGACGAGGTACACCGCGCCGCCGACGGCGACGACGACGCCCAGCAGGACGTTCCAGTGACTCGCGGCGACCCGGCGCGTGCTGATGAGGTCCGAGGAGCGTTTGACCGTGACCGCGAGCTTCGAGAGCGCGAGGCTCAGCGCGTAGAGCCCGCACAGCGGCGCGGCCCACATGATCTGGGTGAAGGGGTCCGGCGGCGAGAACAGCGCCCCGAAGGCGAAGATGATGACCACGGCGTAGCGCCACTTGTCACGGAACGTCTCGTAGGGGACGATCCCGGTGTAGGAGAGGACGGTCATCAGCAGCGGCAACTGCGCGGCCAGCCCGAACGACGCCGCCAGCAGGAAGACGAACTGCGCCCACTTGACGATGGAGTACTGGGGCTTGAACCCGGCGGCGATCGCGTTGCCCGCCAGGAAGTTGAACATCATCGGGAAGAACAGTTCGTAGGCGTAGGCGACGCCGACGGTGAACAGCCCCAGACTGGTGAGGACGAACAGCGCCCCCTTCCAGACCGGGACGTGCTCGGCGGGCCACCAGCCCCGCTGGCGCAGTCCGTCCCGACCGAAGTAGACGAGCAGCGGCAGGGCCAGGAGGATGCCGACGACGGCCCCGATCTTCACCTGCAGGAGGATGACGTCGAAGGGCGTGACCGCGACGATGTTCGCGGCCTCCTGCGTCGTGAGGTCCATCTTCGAGTAGAGGAGGTCCTGCTTGAGGCGGTCCCAGACCCCGTACTGCAGGCCCATGATGGTCCCCATCATTCCGATCACGAAGACGATGAACACCTTCTGGAGGTGCGTCTGTGCGGTGCCGAGCATCGCCCCCAGTGTCGCCCGACCGCTCTGGACAGTCTGGACGGTGTCCTCGTCTATCGCACTCGCCATGTCCCCTGAGAGTAACCGAGTCGTCGTTATCAATTTGTCCATCACGCGAGCGTCCGAATCCCCTGAGCGCGGCCGCTCGAAAAGAAAGTTTACAACTACCACCCCCAAATGCAGTGTCAGATGGTGGACGGCGACGAGGACGAGGAGCGCTCCGACCCCGATGAGCCGCGCGACCCGCCGACGCTGGACGACAACGAAGCCGAAGTCAATCCGCAGGACGACGAGGAGGCGTCCGACGACGAACTCGCGGTCGAGGACGAATCGACGGCCGAGGAGTGGTTCGGTTCCGAGACCGACGAGGACGGACCGTCCGCGTCGTCCGATAGCGGCGATGACCGGGGCGAGTCCCCTTCGGCGGCGAACGAGGAGGGAACGGGGGGCTCGGACGGCGAGTTCGACGACGCCGCCGTCGACGACTCGGCGGCGTCGGGGCTCGGTCCCCGCGCCCCCGAGGACGACGAGGCGCTCTCTCCGCCCGAGGAAGACGACAACGAAGCCGAGGTCAACCCGCCGACGCGCGAGGGCGACGGGGACCGAGACGCGGAGCCCGAAGCGGACCTGCCGGGAACTGACGCGATGGAGTCCGGCGGGCTCGACTCCGAGCGCGTCGAGCGCGACGACGACCTCGAACCCATAAGCGACGACCTCGACCCGATCGGCGACGCGCCCGCCGGTGGCGACGAGGCGACCACCGGGGCACACGCCCTGCCGGGCCCGACGCGGCCCGGCCTGTTCGACCGCGACCCCGCCGACGTGGACGCCGCCGTCCCGGCCGACGTCCCCGTCGACCGGGGGATCCCGCCGACGCCGAGTCACGGCTCGGAAGCCGGCGGCGCACCGGCGACCGGCCCCGGCGACCCCGGAGACGGCACCGGCGGCGAAGCCGGGTTCGGCGGCGCGCCCGACGACCAGGAGATGCCGCTGGCCGACCACGTCGAGGAGATGGCGATGCGGCTGTTCGTCGTCGTCGGCGTGATGTCCGTCGTCGCCGTCCTCACGCTCCCCGTCTCGGACGAACTCATCAACTTCCTCTGGTACTCCTTCCTCGACGGTCCCGCCGAGGCCTGCGGGCAGGTCGCCGTCGAGGCCCAGCAGGGCGGCGCGGCCGCCGGGCCGTCCGGCGTGGACTGCCCGCACGTCTACAGCCCGCTGGCGCTGATATTCGCGCGACTGAAAGTCGCGTCGCTAGTGGGCATGATCGTCGCTCTGCCGGTCTTCGTCTACGAGACGTACCTGTTCATGCGCCCCGGGCTGTACCCCCGCGAGCGCCGCTACTACCTCGCCGCGGTCCCGACCAGCCTCGTGCTCGCGGCCATCGGCGTCAGCTTCGCGTACTTCGCCGTCCTGCGGGCGATGTTCGATTACTTCAGCGTCTACTCCGACCGAGCCGCCGACCTGGCGTTCGGGCTGGGCGATACGTTCAGCCTCATGGTCCTGATGCTCGGCTTCTTCGCGCTGGTCTTCCAGATCCCGCTGTTCGTGATGCTCGCCATCATGATGGGCGTGACGACCCGCCGGTGGCTCGTCGAGCGCCGCCTCTACTTCTGGGGCGGGTTCGCCGCCGTCGCGTTCGTCTTCAGCCCCGACCCGACCGGGATGGCCCCGCTGATGGTCGCGGTGACGATGATCGGCCTCTTCGAGGGGACGCTCCTGCTGTTGAAGTGGACCGGGAGCAGTTCGCCGATCCCGAGCATCGACGACCTCACCGACCGCCGGCCGACCATCTACGCGCTGTTCGCGCTGGTCGGCTACGTCGTGAGCCCCCTGCCGGTGCCCACCGGCTACTACGAGGAGCTGCCCGCGACCGTCACGGACACGCTGGCGACGGTGGGACTCGCCCCGCCGATACTCGTCGGCGGCGGCCTCATCGTCCTCTTCGAGCTGACGGCGTACCTCAACAAGAACTACTACGGCAGCGTCCGCCTCTGGCGGGGCCTCCGCCGGGCCCGCCTGCCGCTCTGGGCGGTCGCCATCGTCGTCGGCTACCTCTCTAGCCCCGACCCCGCGCTGTTCCGCCTGGTCCAGCAGTTCAGCGTCGAACCGACCGTCGCGGCCGCCGTCGCCGTCGGCCTCGTCGTCCTCTTCGAGGGGACGCTCGCGCTCGCCCGCTGGCGGAGCGGCGACCCCGAGGACGACCGCGATGCGGAGTTCGAGGCCGAGACATGAGCACGGTGCTGGTCGTCCGTCACGGCGAGACCGCCTGGAACCGCGAGGGCCGCGTGCAGGGCTGGGCACCGACCGAACTGACCGAACGGGGCCGCGAGCAGGCGAGGAGAGTCGGCTCGTGGCTCGACGAGAACTACGACGTGGACCGCGTCCGCTCGTCGGACCTCCGGCGGACCCGCGAGACGGCCGAGAGAGCCGTCGACGCCGCCGAGGGCCTCCCCGACCCGACGCTCGACGAATCGTGGCGCGAGCGCGGCTTCGGCGTCTATCAGGGCTTTCTCGCCGAGGACCTCTTCGACCGCCACCCCGACCACGAACCGGAGGCGAGCGTCTCGATTCTCGACACCGACCCCGAGGGCGGCGAGAGCGTCGCCGACTTCTGCGGCCGCGTCGAATCGGCGTGGACCGACTTCCGCCAGACGATCGACGAGGACGAGACGGTGCTGCTGGTCACCCACGGTGGCGTGATCAAGGTCCTGCTCTCGACTGTGGCCGACCGCGGCCGCGAACGGACGCTCTCGGGACACTCGCCGCCGAACTGTTCGGTGACGGAGATACGTCTCGACGGCGAGCGCTCGGAGGTCGTCAGAGAAGGGGAACGGCCCGAGAACTGAGCGGCGCCCTCAGTCGTCGACGCTGGGATACTCGGTATCGAAGACGTTCGAGACGACGTCGTCCTCGCTCTGTTCCTCCTCTTCGGGGCTGACGCTGCCGGTCTGGTAGCCGTGGAGGTCGAGCGTGACGTGGTCGAAGCCGCAGTCTTCGACGTGGTCGCGGGCCGCCCGGACGAAGTCGGGGTCCAGCGCCGCCTCCAGTTCCTCCTCGCCGACCTCGATGCGGGCCAGGCCGTCGTGGTCGCGCACGCGGAACTGCTCGAAGCCCCACGTCCGGAGCAGGCGCTCGGCCTTCTCGACGCGGGAGAGGCGGTCCTCGGTCACTTCGAGGCCGGTCGGGATGCGCGAGGAGAGGCAGGCCATCGAGGGCTTGTCGGCGACCGAGAGGTCGTACTCGCGGGCGATCTCTCTGACTTC encodes the following:
- a CDS encoding DUF7472 family protein, which encodes MELDREAVMQIVISGVALVVFVAAAVFVSTNYASNGGLTDQGGVAIVGAIGLFIVVMLAAGVWMERQQF
- a CDS encoding 23S rRNA (uridine(2552)-2'-O)-methyltransferase is translated as MSRKDEYYNKAKQQGYRARSAYKLQQLDETAGLLGEGRTVVDLGAAPGGWLQVAAERVGERGTVVGVDRQRIDPLSDPEPAVEYVRGDMTDESTKDQIRDVVGGADGGRGGPVDVVVSDMAPNMTGEYDLDHARSVHLVRQAFEVATDLLDSGGDFAAKVFDGQDLDDLIADIEPEFEYVREVRPDASRDSSSELYLVAKHRLTAPVREGDVVEVTIEDIGEEGDGIAKVEGFTVFVSGVEEGETLDVRVGDVKPRYAFAQPAE
- a CDS encoding dienelactone hydrolase family protein is translated as MRTTALASALAVLLLLSGCTGALQGSEAAAQTNATATPATATAATATPSSTDAPTASYTQTPHMGCQPGAIEKNGTCRAVTNGSNADIFSAENLSAITAKNTTINGTSGYLARPADNGTYPAVVMIHEWWGLNENIRHMADILAGHGYVVFAVDLYDGRVATNSSEAAQLSGEVRSDPDEAVAKMSNATAGLRSLPYTTDRVASLGWCFGGGQSLQLSLSDADLNATVVYYGTLTTNESTLRSIDGPVLGIFGAEDQVVPVETVREFNRTLGDLGVEREIYVYEGAGHAFANPSGESFRPEATRDAWSKTLDFLNRTLKE
- a CDS encoding SWIM zinc finger family protein, whose product is MTLIKPASDSEPTALAPDPSTLSSRAVRAWTERMAVRKQRDETYAVTTESGHTYVVDLREHSCTCPDYEIRGERCKHLRRVAIEITARRIAPPGRQRARCDVCEAVTFVPQAADPPHLCGDCRVAPGDIVVDRETGDSLVVAEVLTERADEHVIEATGKTVAEHDTNDGYPGDDVVVEVTYLGDATRNENPRRYAFPYSRLNRTDAELVG
- a CDS encoding DUF7139 domain-containing protein codes for the protein MENLGDAYGTPRFEGRDPRRVFAGVALGLLGATAVVVGVLLVTTPLSDWVGATDIRTAEKLAGTLGGLGIPAMFLAVVAVLPSSRREQIGVGVGTLCCLVGIGIFQYAYPGRWTTGAETLAFETAMAYFVGASLSFWFVFTAMASFRTRNNPQGMVRLELTHKGESKTVQVSPREYRRYAEAVRSDGGETEEVIRELEERAKE
- a CDS encoding alpha/beta fold hydrolase gives rise to the protein MLPASDWTPADAPSPSPSTLALDGRRVAYATYGDPSGPPVLFAHGTPGSRLLGRLLDEPAAERGICLVAPDRPGIGRSDDASVGIEGWPADVAALLDHLDADRAAVVGFSGGAPFALACHRLERVERVALLGGSGPPGIGDTGRTQRLLGMLARYAPPAVSLLLRGQRWALARRDPSFARSLVADGDPATDALSADEVARLVRADVLEAMTDGPDGVVRELGLLDRPWPFALEDVTVPVTVFQGQRDTNVAPSTGERLAAALPEATLETVDADHLGTLCRAGNDALRAVSSPTRV
- a CDS encoding DNA polymerase sliding clamp, which translates into the protein MFNAIVSADTLQAALDSVSVLVDECKIHLEDDGLEIRAVDPANVGMVDLRLDAAAFESYETDGGLIGVNLSRLEDIAGMADSGQLVHLDLDEETRKLHIAIDGLEYTLALIDPDSIRQEPDLPDLDLPAHIVVEGRDIDRAVTAADMVSDHIALGVDATDELFYVDAEGDTDDVHLELTRDDLVDLTAGDAHSLFSLDYLKNMNKAIPKDAEVEMELGEEFPVKMHFNFAEGEGRVTYMLAPRIQSE
- the hjc gene encoding Holliday junction resolvase Hjc, which produces MANSNAKGDRRERELVNALDEAGFAVMRAPASGSATERELPDVLTGDGETFYAIEAKSSAGDPIYLTGEEIEALLFFARNFGAKPRVGVRFDREDWYFFHPGDLYTTDGGNYRVKKETAIAEGTDFAEFVGDTRKVTLDEVADDGPDQAVLDVLSAFERGDLEKDEAAQMLE